The Cloacibacillus sp. region GGGTCAACGTCCTTATTCCGGCGGGGGCGGTCGTCTTTGGCCTCTTCGTCGGCGGCCTGCTCTTTGCGTGCCTCGGCGTGGACCCGATCCGCGCGTATACGGAGGTGCTGAAAGGCGCCTTCGGCACAAAATACGGCATGGGCGAGATAGTTACAAAGGCGATACCGCTTTCGCTCACCGCGTTGGGCGGCCTCATCTGCTACAAAATGCTTATATGGAACATAGGCGCGGAGGGGCAGCTCTGCTTGGGCGCGATAGCTACGGTCGCAGTCGTGCGTTATTTTTACGTCGATACGCTCTGGGTGATGTTCCCAATGATGCTTGTGGCTGCCATGATAGCCGGCGGCCTCTGGGGAATGACGGCAGGATTCCTCAAAGCGCGCTGGAACGTAAATGAAACGATAACCACGCTCATGCTCAACTACATCGGCATCAATCTAAGCGAATACTTCATCTACGGCCCGTGGAAAGACCCCACCTCAATGGGATTCCCGTTCACGCCGAACTTCCCCGACGCGGCGCGCCTCTGGGTGCTCACAGGCACGCGCATACACGCAGGAATATTTCTTGCGCTGGCCGCCGCCGTCATTTTTCAGATAGTTTTGAAGCGCAGCAAATGGGGATACGAAATAACCGTCATCGGTGAAAACCCGCGCGCCGCGCGCTACGCCGGCATCAACATCGCAAAGAACATACTGCTCGTCACCTTCATAGGCGGCGCAGTGGCTGGCGTCGCCGGAATGAGCGAAATGTCAGGCCTCTACGGCAGGATGAGCCGCGGTTTTTCCATGGGCTACGGCTACACGGGGATACTTGTCGCGTGGCTTGCGCGCCTTTCGCCCATATACGTCCCGCTCGTCGCCTTCCTCATGGGGCTGCTGCTCGTAGGCGGCGACACGTTACAGGTGGTGATGGGGCTGCCGCTTGCCAGCCTTCAGATATTGCAGGGGCTGATACTTTTTTCCGTGCTTGCTGCGGAGACGCTCTCTCGTTTTAAAATAACCATAGTCAACGTCAAAAGGGCCGGCGAACCGCAGCCTGAGGCCTTCATCGCGGAAGAAAAAATAACGCTTCCGCAGCAGGAGGGAAAATAGATGGAATTTATCACAGTAATACTTGCCGCAGCCATCAGAAGCGGTACGCCCGTGCTTTACGCCTGCCTCGGTGAAGTGATGTCGGAGCGCGCGGGCGTCATGAATCTGGGCCTTGAAGGCATCATGCTGGTCGGAGCCTACGCCGGTTTCTCCGTCACAATGAAGACGGGCAGCCCGTGGATCGGCCTGCTTGCCGCCTTTGCCGCGGGATGCGCCATCACCGTCATCCACGCCTTCCTCTGCATCACGATG contains the following coding sequences:
- a CDS encoding ABC transporter permease: MIRFRFEPRLYSHPWVNVLIPAGAVVFGLFVGGLLFACLGVDPIRAYTEVLKGAFGTKYGMGEIVTKAIPLSLTALGGLICYKMLIWNIGAEGQLCLGAIATVAVVRYFYVDTLWVMFPMMLVAAMIAGGLWGMTAGFLKARWNVNETITTLMLNYIGINLSEYFIYGPWKDPTSMGFPFTPNFPDAARLWVLTGTRIHAGIFLALAAAVIFQIVLKRSKWGYEITVIGENPRAARYAGINIAKNILLVTFIGGAVAGVAGMSEMSGLYGRMSRGFSMGYGYTGILVAWLARLSPIYVPLVAFLMGLLLVGGDTLQVVMGLPLASLQILQGLILFSVLAAETLSRFKITIVNVKRAGEPQPEAFIAEEKITLPQQEGK